In Aspergillus oryzae RIB40 DNA, chromosome 6, one genomic interval encodes:
- a CDS encoding uncharacterized protein (predicted protein), producing the protein MTYTSEKPEEDPERGLLIKSPVNYETDEKIEYASDHESEASTERLIPGPSFIIWTGINILSTVAITPHSATAKYHSQHITSSSPVPHYGPHRVPGAASSFPKA; encoded by the exons ATGACCTACACATCAGAAAAGCCAGAGGAGGACCCGGAACGAGGGCTATTGATCAAGTCACCGGTGAATTATGAAACAGATGAGAAGATCGAATATGCCAGTGATCATGAGTCTGAGGCATCTACGGAGCGGTTGATCCCAGGTCCCAGCTTCATTATCTGGACTGGGATCAACATCCTCTCGACCGTTGCCATC ACCCCTCATTCCGCAACTGCCAAGTATCATTCGCAGCATATCACTTCTTCGTCACCGGTGCCACATTATGGGCCGCATCGCGTCCCTGGTGCGGCTTCTTCGTTCCCAAAAGCGTAG
- a CDS encoding uncharacterized protein (predicted protein) — protein sequence MVFHPIELRIQALTLVAWGIPAKEIAASLGMPERTVQDIYRRARARGYDPSKDPRIKMEYVEDAKRSGRPKTITDEVENSVVQSIIQDRAAGSEKSSRKLADETGISHSSMYRILKRHGYVIAKPTWKPGLTDAAKVKRPFCRDHNAVVHFEYVNTRKRKRVHQLPNPVQESAILASDWPEPTTIALSGPSYAIFGHHQTRDAKPQDSTPCESSQLHDVSGNAE from the coding sequence ATGGTCTTCCACCCAATTGAATTGAGGATCCAAGCTCTAACTCTCGTGGCCTGGGGCATCCCTGCGAAAGAGATTGCGGCATCCCTAGGAATGCCCGAGCGGACTGTCCAAGATATCTATAGACGTGCAAGGGCCAGAGGATACGACCCCAGCAAGGATCCAAGGATCAAAATGGAATATGTCGAAGATGCTAAACGATCTGGTCGGCCTAAGACGATCACCGACGAAGTCGAAAACTCCGTGGTTCAATCAATTATCCAGGATCGAGCCGCCGGGAGCGAGAAATCGTCTAGGAAATTAGCTGATGAAACTGGGATATCTCATTCCTCTATGTATCGCATATTAAAGCGTCATGGGTATGTTATTGCAAAGCCAACTTGGAAACCTGGACTTACTGACGCTGCGAAGGTCAAACGTCCCTTCTGCCGAGACCACAATGCAGTAGTCCACTTCGAGTATGTGAACACCCGAAAACGGAAGCGTGTCCACCAGCTGCCTAATCCGGTACAGGAGTCTGCTATCTTAGCCTCTGATTGGCCAGAACCAACAACCATTGCCCTTTCCGGACCGTCATATGCTATTTTCGGACATCACCAAACCAGGGACGCAAAACCCCAGGATTCAACGCCGTGTGAAAGCTCTCAACTACATGACGTTTCCGGAAATGCTGAATAA
- a CDS encoding FAD-binding oxidoreductase (predicted protein): protein MSLTVPQGAVVKVTSTSEVSEVIKFARKHRISFAVEAGGHSTTGSSASHGGIVISLSQMRKVLTDPASKTVCVQGGATWQDVNSSTAPYDLVVVGATSSHAGVGGSTLGGGYGWLTGRYGLIIDSLLSVRMVLADGSIVEASETTSPDLFWAVRGAGQAFGVVTELVFRAYDLKHHVFGGALYFTPDRLAKIVEFANEFHRRMNENSGLMFGFTAPPFMEETAVLVIPFYNGSREEAEDFFEPILSAGPAAGQTDMMSYTKLNAVANVDPSPEGRKNINGTNISLPFDTDFVYDVYKQFDRIMKSCRRVGNSVLMFELLPYNHIIEVPLDATACANRGRYYNVGSIFCWPDPDLDQKMLTEQQGIISKIENFGSGSRDEGEKRVAKYANYAGHNISAANLFGENLERLQQLKRAYDPNNVFRKWHDLLHQKNPV from the exons ATGTCTCTAACAGTACCACAGGGCGCAGTAGTGAAAGTCACATCCACGTCTGAAGTCTCTGAAGTGATTAAGTTCGCCCGGAAGCATCGTATCTCTTTCGCTGTAGAAGCCGGGGGACATTCCACCACCGGGTCCTCGGCATCTCATGGCGGCATTGTAATCAGCCTGTCTCAGATGCGCAAAGTCCTCACAGACCCCGCTTCAAAGACGGTTTGTGTACAAGGTGGCGCAACCTGGCAGGATGTCAACAGCTCTACGGCTCCCTACGACTTAGTGGTTGTGGGTGCGACTTCAAGTCATGCCGGCGTCGGAGGATCGACACTGGGGGGAGGATACGGATGGCTAACAGGGAGGTATGGTCTGATTATTGACAGCCTGCTGAGTGTCAGGATGGTGCTCGCAGATGGGTCCATCGTCGAAGCGTCGGAAACGACTTCCCCGGATCTTTTCTGGGCGGTTCGAGGTGCCGGACAAGCCTTCGGCGTGGTGACCGAGCTTGTCTTCCGTGCGTATGATCTCAAACATCACGTATTTGGGGGAGCCCTTTACTTTACACCAGATAGGCTAGCAAAAATTGTGGAGTTTGCCAATGAGTTCCACCGTCGCATGAATGAGAATAGCGGCCTCATGTTTGGGTTCACGGCCCCTCCGTTTATGGAAGAGACGGCTGTACTGGTCATTCCTTTCTATAATGGCAGCCGCGAAGAGGCTGAAGACTTTTTTGAACCCATCCTCTCAGCCGGCCCTGCTGCGGGGCAAACCGACATGATGTCTTATACGAAACTCAACGCGGTGGCTAATGTAGATCCGTCTCCAGAGGGCCGCAAAAACATCAACGGGACTAATATTTCCCTGCCCTTTGACACTGACTTTGTGTACGACGTATACAAGCAGTTTGACAGGATAATGAAAAGCTGTCGGAGGGTGGGGAATAGTGTGCTCATGTTTGAGCTGCTGCCATATAATCACATTATTGAAGTACCATTGGACGCTACGGCTTGCGCCAATCGGGGCCGGTACTACAATGTTGGCTCGATCTTCTGCTGGCCGGATCCAGATCTCGACCAGAAGATGCTGACCGAGCAGCAGGGTATTATCTCCAAGATCGAGAATTTCGGATCAGGATCCCGTGATGAGGGCGAAAAGCGTGTGGCTAAATATGCCAACTATGCTG GGCATAATATCAGTGCTGCAAACCTGTTCGGCGAGAACTTGGAGCGGTTGCAGCAGTTGAAGAGAGCCTACGATCCCAACAATGTCTTCAGAAAGTGGCACGACCTCCTCCATCAAAAGAACCCAGTATAA
- a CDS encoding uncharacterized protein (predicted protein), with amino-acid sequence MPDWKTESTSKKEGTTANNDGLAFQVLLVVCLTVYVVTAIWLLLRSYCLAYSSLASGATDPAIANVSPQDSMERRLDCLERVAPTKPFKIWWLSIQTIRSPLKQSDHIFTCSICLDKVRKKDPIHTLQCHHVFHRECLENWFLGFHNQCPMCKKPFFEELDMSPECAV; translated from the exons ATGCCTGATTGGAAGACGGAGTCAAcgtcgaagaaggaaggcaCAACTGCAAATAATGACGGCTTAGCTTTCCAAGTATTGCTGGTAGTGTGTTTAACTGTATACGTCGTGACTGCTATATG GTTACTCCTAAGATCATATTGTCTCGCATATTCGAGTCTAGCCTCCGGAGCAACTGATCCTGCAATAGCAAATGTATCTCCCCAGGACAGCATGGAGAGAAGATTGGACTGTCTAGAAAGAGTTGCGCCGACCAAGCCCTTCAAAATCTGGTGGTTGTCTATTCAAACGATACGATCCCCGCTAAAACAATCCGATCATATATTCACATG TTCTATCTGTCTTGATAAGGTCCGCAAGAAGGACCCCATCCACACCCTTCAATGCCACCACGTGTTTCACAGAGAGTGCCTAGAGAATTGGTTCTTGGGATTTCATAATCAGTGTCCCATGTGTAAAAAGCCCTTCTTTGAAGAGCTCGATATGAGCCCGGAATGTGCAGTGTAG
- a CDS encoding uncharacterized protein (predicted protein), translating into MTFVMSRWNTKTIIKLVAAACCSYFIFTILLADREAYYSTTRDVIRAGQHHLTEETTFDHINNETLGFQHIYAIGMKERTDKRDYLTLAASFLGIKVDWRDGVYPDNVSEKSYPLKLGESGVKPAAIGCWRAHMNTLIDIVENGYTTALILEDDADWDVSLRQQLAEFARGVRTLTNNQHESKKAPYGTNWDILWVGGCASGAHQNETDFYVIPNDPTVPNTTIRGPWESPAGPSIQWRQEHPEWPVDSTRYIYRANMGCCTFGYAVTLEGARRILAELSINYLNLPVDNAMSDLCAGSNRPQLRCYAPFPNLIGTFRSEGYVSRDSDIDQWEDRKFEWHPALAYNMVYSTRLNIHRLVAGEETVYSQWRESPDPWSKAEVKLGELEYPRGVFVSQ; encoded by the exons ATGACTTTCGTGATGAGCCGGTGGAATACCAAGACTATCATCAAGCTCGTAGCTGCAGCTTGCTGCAGCTACTTTATCTTCACTATACTCTTAGCCGATCGAGAGGCGTACTACTCGACGACCAGGGATGTGATTCGCGCCGGACAGCATCATCTTACGGAGGAGACAACGTTTGATCATATCAACAATGAGACCCTCGGG TTTCAACATATCTATGCCATCGGCATGAAAGAGCGTACCGACAAACGTGACTATCTTACAttggctgcttcttttctcgggATCAAGGTTGATTGGAGAGATGGAGTGTATCCGGACAATGTGTCTGAGAAGTCTTACCCATTG AAACTGGGTGAGTCGGGTGTCAAGCCCGCCGCCATAGGCTGTTGGCGCGCTCATATGAACACTTTGATCGA TATCGTCGAAAATGGCTACACCACGGCACTGATACTAGAAGACGACGCCGACTGGGACGTATCACTCCGGCAGCAGCTCGCTGAATTCGCGCGAGGTGTGCGCACCCTGACTAATAACCAGCATGAATCCAAGAAAGCGCCGTACGGTACGAACTGGGACATTCTCTGGGTTGGAGGCTGTGCATCGGGCGCACACCAGAACGAGACCGATTTCTACGTCATCCCCAATGATCCCACGGTCCCGAATACCACGATTCGGGGGCCTTGGGAATCCCCAGCAGGACCGTCTATCCAATGGAGACAGGAGCACCCCGAGTGGCCGGTAGACTCCACGCGCTACATCTATCGGGCCAATATGGGCTGTTGCACGTTCGGATATGCTGTGACCTTGGAGGGTGCAAGAAGGATTCTGGCCGAGCTTTCAATCAATTATCTGAACCTGCCCGTGGACAACGCGATGAGTGACTTGTGCGCGGGCAGTAATCGCCCCCAATTGCGCTGTTATGCGCCTTTTCCTAATCTGATTGGCACGTTCAGATCGGAGGGTTATGTCTCACGAGATTCCGATATTGATCAGTGGGAAGACAGGAAATTCGAGTGGCATCCGGCACTAGCTTACAACATGGTCTACAGCACCAGGTTGAATATCCACCGACTGGTCGCAGGCGAGGAGACGGTGTATTCCCAGTGGAGAGAATCGCCTGACCCGTGGTCGAAGGCTGAGGTAAAATTGGGGGAGCTTGAGTATCCAAGAGGAGTGTTTGTTTCTCAATAA
- a CDS encoding molybdopterin synthase catalytic subunit (predicted protein), which produces MTTSEDQTTPAHLDPKTYPRHLTDPTQNIHLELTYSPLNAQSALDKISSPAAGANVLFLGTTRNTFEDRAVSQLSYTAYPPLTLKTLAGIARDAVAKHGLTGIVIAHRLGVVPIREASIVIAVSSGHRRAAWRAGEEVLEICKEKAEIWKREEFVDGGMEWRENRERDGEGKKVVVSEN; this is translated from the coding sequence ATGACCACCTCAGAAGACCAAACAACACCCGCCCACCTCGACCCAAAAACCTACCCCCGGCACCTAACCGACCCAACCCAAAACATCCACCTGGAACTCACCTACTCCCCGCTCAACGCGCAATCCGCGTTGGACAAGATTTCCTCCCCCGCCGCCGGCGCAAacgtcctcttcctcggcacTACGCGAAATACCTTCGAGGACCGGGCTGTCTCACAGCTGAGTTACACGGCGTACCCGCCGCTGACGCTGAAGACGCTAGCGGGGATCGCGCGGGACGCGGTTGCGAAACATGGGCTGACAGGGATTGTGATTGCGCATCGGCTGGGGGTGGTGCCGATTCGGGAGGCGAGTATTGTGATTGCGGTTAGTTCGGGGCATCGGAGGGCGGCGTGgagggctggggaggaggtgttggagattTGTAAGGAGAAGGCGGagatttggaagagggaggagtttGTGGATGGGGGGATGGAGTGGAGGGAGAATAGGGAGAGGGatggggaggggaagaaggttgttgtttcTGAAAATTGA
- a CDS encoding uncharacterized protein (predicted protein), producing MKRFCVLVNIAIRKQQRLSMDFFLETMTSVMYRLLQLKFETGSIGEAIRLGLLAFSSHIFLQWRDIQRPYIQFSASYKESLVSLKSLNGVSSDIVLWLLTVGRISVFGTSDDEWLKPWLRANSQLCTVHSWPAMRDVMESFLWIGALHDKPGKDLFESAMLQLSPQDNALWVGQIEYHRSSSYETK from the exons ATGAAGAGATTTTGCGTCCTCGTCAATATAGCTATTAGAAAGCAACAACGACTCTCTAtggacttcttcttggagacaATGACATCAGTAATGTACCGCCTGCTTCAATTAAAGTTTGAAACAGGCTCTATTGGTGAAGCTATCCGTCTCGGGCttttggccttctcctcccatATATTCTTGCAGTGGAGGGATATTCAACGGCCGTATATCCAGTTCTCCGCTTCGTACAAGGAAAGTCTTGTATCTCTTAAGTCTTTGAATGGTGTTTCTTCTGATATTGTGCTTTGGCTCTTGACGGTTGGTCGAATCTCAGTTTTCGGTACATCGGACGACGAGTGGCTGAAGCCTTGGCTACGGGCTAATAGCCAACTATGCACGGTACACTCATGGCCCGCAATGAGGGATGTTATGGAGTCATTTCTGTGGATTGGTGCGCTGCACGACAAGCCTGGAAAGGATTTGTTCGAATCTGCGATGTTGCAACTATCTCCACAA GATAATGCTCTCTGGGTTGG GCAGATCGAGTACCATCGAAGTTCCAGTTACGAAACGAAATAA
- a CDS encoding uncharacterized protein (predicted protein) has translation MTASKDLPPDTTPYYYLKIFLKSQLCTKAQLPPKNTTLIDKVAIVTGANTGLGLESSRQLLSYNLSLLIIAVRSVAKGEIAAATLRKEYPIATIEVWNLDMSSYDSIRAFVRRTETQLSRLDIVILNAGLQNMQFGVVPSTGHEETIQVNYLSTVLLSILLLPVLKNKSTVGTPGRLSIVSSGTALFARFPHRKFSLLLPSYDDPKNFDLIEQYSASKLLGHMFMWKLADYVSADDVVVNLVDPGFTKGTQLQRDVSGVVSLAMSLAKVITARTVRDGASTYVDATVVKGKESHGCFVMDWQIRP, from the coding sequence ATGACTGCTTCGAAAGACCTTCCACCAGATACCACACCGTACTACTACCTTAAGATCTTCCTGAAGTCCCAGCTGTGCACTAAGGCCCAATTGCCGCCGAAAAATACCACTCTTATTGATAAAGTCGCTATCGTGACGGGAGCCAATACCGGCTTGGGCTTGGAAAGCTCTCGCCAACTCCTATCATACAATCTCTCCCTTCTAATAATCGCCGTTCGCTCAGTCGCAAAAGGCGAAATAGCAGCAGCTACACTCCGGAAGGAGTATCCAATAGCTACCATCGAAGTCTGGAATCTCGACATGAGCTCATACGATTCCATTCGAGCCTTTGTTCGCCGCACCGAAACCCAGCTATCTCGTCTCGACATAGTCATTCTCAATGCCGGATTGCAAAATATGCAATTTGGAGTTGTTCCTAGTACCGGCCATGAGGAGACCATTCAGGTGAATTACCTATCAACGGTACTTCtctctattcttcttctccctgttCTCAAGAACAAGTCAACAGTTGGTACACCTGGCCGACTTAGCATTGTCAGTTCGGGCACTGCTCTCTTCGCTAGATTCCCACACAGAAAGTTCTCTCTACTTCTCCCCTCGTACGACGACCCGAAGAACTTCGACTTGATCGAGCAGTATAGCGCATCCAAACTGCTCGGGCACATGTTCATGTGGAAGCTTGCCGACTACGTATCTGCGGATGACGTCGTGGTGAATCTGGTGGACCCAGGCTTTACCAAGGGCACCCAGCTTCAGCGTGACGTTTCTGGTGTTGTATCTTTGGCCATGTCTCTTGCGAAGGTGATTACGGCTCGGACTGTCCGGGATGGAGCTTCTACATATGTAGACGCTACAGTGGTAAAGGGCAAGGAGTCCCACGGGTGTTTTGTTATGGACTGGCAGATACGACCGTAA
- a CDS encoding SCO family protein (putative cytochrome C oxidase assembly protein), whose translation MASTMRPLVQMVGRASRSTVPSLERSTLRSIPSQNAFLPLRTKPAQPAYTQTLRHNGLSSQRSFSTTTLRARARTMGQLKARNSTGPFSWKSALLFVITGAGMIVYFRVEKERLARKRIAEMSKGVGRPKVGGPFVLKDLDGKQFTDEDLKGKYSFVYFGFTHCPDICPDELDKMAEIIDKVKEATKGENIFLPVFVTCDPARDTPEVLRSYLQEFHGDIIGLTGTYEQVKNMCKQYRVYFSTPQNVNPGEDYLVDHSIYFYLMDPEGDFVECIGRQDTPDSATKVIMEHINDWKREELISTWSHIPISLSSQLTIYSTQPV comes from the exons ATGGCATCGACAATGAGACCTCTCGTCCAAATGGTCGGACGAGCCTCGCGCTCCACCGTTCCCTCCCTCGAGCGCAGCACCCTCCGATCAATCCCATCGCAAAAcgctttccttcctctccgcACAAAACCAGCCCAGCCCGCATACACTCAGACTCTCAGACACAATGGTCTCTCCTCTCAGCGCTCCTTCAGCACGACTACCCTCCGCGCTCGGGCACGCACAATGGGCCAGCTGAAGGCCCGGAACTCCACCGGTCCGTTTTCATGGAAGTCGGCGCTACTCTTCGTCATTACCGGTGCGGGTATGATCGTTTATTTCCGGGTGGAGAAGGAACGGTTGGCGCGGAAGCGCATCGCAGAGATGAGCAAGGGAGTTGGTCGGCCGAAGGTTGGAGGTCCATTCGTGCTGAAGGACTTGGACGGCAAGCAGTTCACCGATGAGGATCTGAAGGGAAAGTACAGCTTT GTTTACTTCGGCTTCACGCACTGCCCCGATATCTGCCCGGATGAGTTGGATAAGATGGCCGAGATTATTGACAAAGTGAAGGAGGCTACCAAGGGCGAGAACATCTTCTTGCCTGTCTTTGTTACCTGCGATCCTGCTCGCGATACCCCCGAAGTGCTGCGCTCGTATCTCCAGGAGTTCCACGGGGACATTATCGGCTTGACTGGCACGTACGAGCAGGTGAAGAATATGTGCAAGCAGTACCGGGTGTACTTCAGCACACCGCAAAACGTGAACCCGGGCGAGGACTATCTGGTGGACCACAGTATCTACTTCTACCTGATGG ACCCCGAGGGTGACTTCGTCGAGTGCATTGGCCGCCAGGATACCCCCGATTCCGCCACCAAGGTCATCATGGAGCACATCAACGACTGGAAGCGCGAAG AGCTGATCAGCACATGGTCCCATATTCCCATATCTCTCTCCTCACAACTCACCATATATAGTACCCAACCAGTATAA
- a CDS encoding glycoside hydrolase family 13 protein (alpha-amylase): MATPGNQNHRAWWKESSVYQIWPCSFKDSNDDGIGDIPGIISKLDHIKNLGIDIVWLCPSYKSPQVDMGYDIADYYDIAPEYGTVADVEKLIKGCHERGMKLLMDLVVNHTSDQHEWFKQSRSSKDNEYRNWYIWKPARYDEQGNRQPPNNWVSHFQGSAWEWDEHTQEYYLHLYATEQPDLNWEHPPVRKAVHDIMRFWLDKGANGFRMDVINFISKDQRFPDAPIKDPRTPWQWGDKYYANGPRLHEYFQELGKILKEYDTFSVGEMPFVTDTEEVLRAVKYDRNELNMIFNFEHVDIDHGKYDKFEPGSWELTDLKFFFERWQKFMYENDGWNALYWENHDQPRSVDRYTNAKEEDRVIASKMLATILALKAGSPFVYQGQEIGMGNVPPEWDIEEYKDIDCLNHWKRLPNDPEIQKIARQEYQKKSRDNGRTPVQWTNAPNAGFTSPNVKPWMSVNPNYARGINAEAQVNDPNSTYSYWASVLGLRKKYVDIFVYGNYELVDRDSQEIFAYTRQYEDQKALVLANWTDGTLEWDSSSNGVKAVKDVLLNTYDSASDVKERFSGSKWSLRPYEAVVLLIEA, from the exons ATGGCCACACCCGGCAACCAGAACCATCGCGCCtggtggaaggaaagctCCGTATATCAGATCTGGCCTTGCTCGTTCAAGGACTCCAACGATGACGGTATCGGTGATATCCCCGGTATCATTTCGAAGCTCGACCACATCAAGAACCTCGGTATCGATATCGTTTGGCTCTGTCCCTCGTATAAGTCGCCTCAGGTTGACATGGGATATGATATCGCTGATTACTACGACATTGCCCCTGAATACGGTACGGTCGCAGATGTGGAAAAGTTGATCAAGGGGTGCCATGAACGGGGCATGAAGCTCCTCATGGATCTGGTAGTGAATCACACTAGTGATCAACATGAGTGGTTCAAGCAGTCGCGCAGCTCGAAGGATAACGAGTATCGGAATTGGTACATCTGGAAGCCGGCCAGGTATGACGAGCAGGGAAATCGCCAGCCGCCGAACAATTGGGTGTCACATTTCCAGG GGAGCGCATGGGAGTGGGATGAGCATACGCAGGAATACTATCTTCACCTGTACGCGACAGAACAGCCAGATCTCAACTGGGAGCATCCACCGGTTCGCAAGGCTGTCCATGATATTATGCGCTTTTGGCTGGATAAAGGTGCCAACGGGTTCCGTATGGATGTGATCAACTTCATCAGCAAGGACCAGCGTTTCCCGGATGCCCCGATCAAGGACCCACGTACCCCTTGGCAATGGGGTGACAAGTACTATGCCAATGGTCCTCGGTTGCACGAATACTTCCAGGAGCTTGGTAAGATCTTAAAGGAGTACGATACGTTCAGTGTTGGTGAAATGCCCTTCGTGACGGACACCGAAGAGGTGCTTCGAGCAGTGAAGTATGACCGGAATGAGCTGAATATGATCTTTAACTTTGAGCATGTCGACATTGACCATGGTAAATACGACAAGTTCGAGCCGGGTAGCTGGGAGCTCACCGACTTgaaatttttctttgagagGTGGCAGAAGTTCATGTATGAAAATGATGGCTGGAACGCTCTGTACTGGGAGAACCACGACCAGCCACGGTCGGTCGACCGTTACACGAACgcaaaggaggaagaccgaGTTATTGCATCCAAGATGCTAGCCACGATCTTGGCTTTGAAAGCTGGATCACCTTTCGTATACCAGGGGCAAGAGATTGGCATGGGGAATGTGCCTCCCGAATGGGACATCGAAGAGTACAAGGATATCGACTGCCTCAACCACTGGAAGAG GCTACCAAATGATCCTGAAATCCAAAAGATTGCCCGACAGGAATATCAGAAGAAGTCCCGTGACAACGGCCGTACCCCAGTTCAATGGACTAATGCGCCAAACGCCGGATTCACCAGCCCCAACGTCAAGCCCTGGATGTCGGTCAACCCGAACTACGCTCGCGGCATCAACGCCGAGGCCCAGGTCAACGACCCCAACTCTACCTACAGCTACTGGGCATCCGTGCTCGGACTGCGCAAGAAATACGTGGACATCTTTGTATATGGAAACTACGAGCTGGTCGACCGCGATAGCCAGGAGATCTTCGCGTATACCCGGCAGTATGAAGACCAGAAGGCGCTGGTGTTGGCCAACTGGACTGACGGCACATTGGAATGGGATTCTTCTTCGAATGGTGTGAAGGCAGTCAAAGATGTGTTGCTGAACACGTATGACAGCGCCAGCGACGTGAAGGAGAGATTTTCTGGTTCCAAGTGGTCTCTTCGTCCATATGAGGCTGTGGTGCTGCTTATTGAGGCCTGA